CGCATCGCGCCAGTAGTCGGCCATCGAGGCACCGCGCGTCAGCAATCCCTCGTCCTTGTAGATATCGAGCGTCGCGAGGCCGGCGGCGCAGGCCACCGGATGCGCGGAGTACGTGTAGCCGTGGAACAGCTCCATCGCGTTTTCCGGGCCAACCATCAAGCCGTCGTGGACCTTGCGGCTGCAGAACACGGCACCCATCGGCACAGTGCCGTTGGTGATGCCCTTCGCGGTCGTCATCAGGTCGGGCGTGACGCCGAAATAATTGGCGGCGAACGGCGTGCCGAGCCGGCCGAAGCCGGTGATGACTTCGTCGAAAATCAGGAGAATGCCGTGCTTGTCGCACAACTGGCGCAAGCGCTGCAGGTAGCCTTGCGGCGGCGGCAGCACGCCGGTCGAGCCCGGCACCGGTTCGACGATGACGGCGGCGATGGTCTCCGCGCCATGAAGATTAACCAGCCGTTCGAGATCGTCGGCGAGTTCGGCGCCGTGGGCCGGCAGATCCTTCGAGAAGGCGTTGCGCGCGAGGTCGTAGGTGTGGCCGATGTGATCGACGCCGGGCAGATGCGTCGCGAACGCACGGCGGTTGTTCACCATGCCGCCGACCGACATGCCGCCGAAGCCGACGCCGTGATAGCCGCGCTCACGGCCGAGCAGGCGCGTGCGGGTCGGCTGACCGGCGGCGCGCTGATAGGCCAGCGCAATCTTCAGCGCCGTGTCGACCGATTCCGAACCCGAATTGGTAAAGAAAATGCGGTCGAGTCCTTTTGGCGCGATCGCCGCGAGCCGTTCGGCGAAATCGAACGCGATCGGATGGCCCATATTGAACGACGGCGCGAAGTCGAGATTCATCAGCTGCTTTTCGACGGCGGCGGCGATCTCGCGGCGACCGTGGCCGGCGTTGACGCACCACAGGCCGGCCGAACCGTCGATCACCTTGCGGCCGTCGACGGTGGTGTAGTGCATGCCCTCGGCGGAGGCGAACAGGCGGGGAGCGGCCTTGAACTGCCGGTTGGCCGTGAATGGCATCCAGAACGCGTCGGTTTGCAGGGTGTTCGGAATCTGATGAAGGGTCACGGCCTGGCTCCTTTGCTGGCAGCTTGCAGGTGCTAGCCGGACCACGGTTGAGAAGGCGCAACAAGTCCTTTTCTGCGCTCCTGCAACCCATTGATTTTATTGATCCCGTGAGGTCATATTTGTTCGATCCGAAACACCTGCAACAGGGATTTGCGATGAGCGTCGATATCGGTGGGCAACTGCGCTTCGTCCGGAGCCGTCACAAGCTGTCGCAACGCGAGCTGGCGAAGCGCTCGGGCGTGACCAATTCGACGATCTCGCTGATCGAATCCAACCAGATGAATCCGTCCGTCGGCGCGCTCAAGCGCATCCTCGACGGCATTCCGATGGGGCTGGCGGAATTCTTCGCCATCGAACCGGAACGGCCGCGCAAGGCCTTCTACCGCTCCGACGAACTGACCGAAATCGGCAAGAAGCCGATCTCGTACCGCCAGGTCGGCGACAATCTGTTCGGCCGCACCTTGCAAATTCTGAAGGAACGCTACGAGCCGGGCAGCGATACCGGCCGGGTGCCGCTGACCCACGAAGGCGAGGAAGGCGGCATCGTGGTCTCGGGCCGGCTCGAGGTCACCGTCGACGACGAGCGCCGCATCCTCGATCCCGGCGACGCCTATTATTTCGAAAGCCGCCGCCCGCACCGGTTCCGCTGCGTCGGCGCCAAACCCTGCGAAGTCATCAGCGCCTGCACGCCGCCGACGTTTTGAGGCGATGCGCAGGACGCGGCTTCACTTCGGCAGTGCAGCCGAAAGCACCAGTTCGAGTTCCTGCCTGACGTCGTCGAGCGGCTGCGCACTGCGCGCGGCGCGACACATCGCGACCGTCCCCTCCACCGACGCGATCACGAGCGCCGCCAGCCGCCGGGCGCGCGCGGGCGCCACGCCCTCATGGCGCAGCGCCGTGGACATGATCCGCTGCCAGTCGGCAAATACCCCGTCGGCAAGATCGAGCAGATGCTGTTGCGCGGCTTCGTCCGGCTCGCCGTCCTTTTCCGTCGCATCGTTGATATATTGCTCGACCGCCACCGCGAGCACCGGACAACCGGCTTCGAACTTCGAACGCTCCAGCGTCTGACGCCACAGGGCGATAAAGGCGCGAAGGCCGGCAATGGCACCGCGCGACCGGGTCAGGTGCTCAAGCGGTCCGCTGACCTGCGCGCCGGCGAAGACCAGCGCGTCCGCGATCAGTTGTTGCTTGCCGCGTGGGAAATGATGGCCGATCGACCCCCGCGGCGTACCGGTATGGCGGACCACTTCGCGCAGGCTCGTGGCATTGACGCCGCGCCGGCTCACCAGGTCGGCGGCGCCGGCCACCATCTTGGCGCGGGTATCGGACGTCATCGCTAAATCCTTTTCGGTTTGATGCCCCATTCTAGAATATGACGCTTGACATAGCCAGTCCAATCTAGATTATGCCACATGTCATAGTCGACAACATGGCCGGCAAGAGGGGGGCGCGATGACGTTTATCCATGTGATGACGCCGCAAGGGCGACTGAATGCAGATCAGCGGCGCGTTCTGGCCAGGACACTGACGGATGCCGTGCTGGTGCCGGAGGTCGGCAAACTCACGCCCGAAGCCCGCCGCGGCTATCAGGTGCATTTTGCCGAGCGCCCGCTGGACATGATCGCGCACGGGGGAGAGTTGCTCTCGGACAAGCCAAGCGACGTCATGGTGGTCGATGTCGTGGCGATGGATTGCTGCTGGACCCGCGAGGATCGCGCCGCGGTCATCCGCAACATCCAGACCGCGCTTGCGGATGCCTTGGGGATGAAGGCTCCGTCGCCGGCCTGGTGGGTCAATTTCCGCATCATCGAGGAAGGAAGCTGGGGTTCGCGCGGCGGTGTGCTGTCGTTCTTCGATCTGCTCGAGCACGGCGCATCCCACTTTGCGCCGGAGCGCGCCGCGGCGATCCGCACCGCGCTTGCCGTCAAGTACGAGAGATAGCCGCCTCTTGAAGGCCGCATCGGAACTTTCGCGTATCAAACAGAGGAAACCAAGCCATGACCGCAGAGGGAAAAATCCGAACCGAAACCCATGACCGCGTGTTCAGGATCATCATCGACAATCCGGCGAAGAAGAATGCGTTTTCGCCGGCCATGATGGAGCAATTGTCGGACGCACTGACGGAACTGCACAACAACGAGAGCCATTGGGTCGGCGTCATCTGCGCCGAGGGCAAGGATTTCACGGCCGGCCTCGACATGCCGAAGTTCTTCGGCCCCAACGCCGAGAAGCGAAATATCAGGGAAGGCAATGTCGACGTGTTCGGCCTCGGCAAGCGTTGCAGGAAGCCGATCGTCACCGCGGTGCAAGGCATCGTGTTCACCATCGGCATCGAGCTGATGCTGGCGGGTGATATCGTCGTCGCCGCCGATGACAGCCGGTTCTGCCAGATGGAATCCAAACGCGGCATTGCGCCGTTCGGCGGCGCGCATTTCCGCTTCCTGTCGCGCACCGGCTGGGGCAACGCGATGTATCACCTGTTGCTGTGCGATGAATTCAGCGCGGCCCGCGCCCGCGAGATCGGGCTGGTCCAGGAGGTGGTGCCGGCCGGCCAGCAGATCGAACGCGCGATGCAGCTCGCCGCGATCATTGCGCGGAATGCGCCGCTCGGCATCCAGGTGACCAAGGAGGCTGCCGCTAAATATGTCGAGCACGGCGAGGCCGCGGCGATCGCCTACATTCCGTCGATTCGCGAGCGGGTGCTGAACAGCGCCGACGCCAAAGAAGGCATTCAATCCTTCATCGAGCGGCGCGCCGCCGTGTTTCAGGGCCGGTGAGCAAGTGAAGCCGATTTCAGGAAAGCAGCGGGAACTGGCGGATTTGCTGGTCGAGGCGCGCCGCAACGCGTCTCAGCTGTCCTCGCTGCCGGATGACCTAGTGCCGGCAACGGCCACCGAGGCCTATGCCGTGAACCGGATCGTGGCGGAGCGGCTCGGCTGGGAGCCGCTCGGCTGGAAGATAGCCGGAACGACCGACGGGGTACGGAACAAGCTCCGGCTCGACGGACCGATCTATGGCAGGACGTTTCGTCGCTTCGCATGCACCTCGCCTGCGCGTTTTGGAGCCGCGGAATTGCTCGACCCCCTGATCGAATGCGAGTTCTTCGTCACGCTCGCGCGCGACCTGCCGCCGCGAGACGCGCCGTGGACGCTGCCCGAGACCATCGAGGCGATCGGCGAGGTTCACGCAGGCATCGAAGTCGCGGAGTGCCGTTACGCGCGAGCCGCCCTGCCCCCGATGCCAGCCATTCTCGCCGACGGCAGCGCTTCGGGGCGCTACGTGTTCGGCGACAGGATCGAGAACTGGCGCGAAGGACTTGCGTCGATTCCGGTCCGGCTCGAAGTGGACGGCGCGTTGCGCCGCGAGGGCATCGGCGCCGACGTCATGGGCGACCCGTTGCGGCCGCTGTGGTGGCTGGCCGAACAGCGCCGGCATTGGGGCGACGGACTTCGCGCCGGGGAAACCATCAGCACCGGTTCGATGACAGGCATGCTGCCGGTGCGCGGTGGCCAGCATGTTCGCGCGCGCTTCGGCGATACGGCGACCATCGAGATCACAATCGATCCTTGACGGGTTCGGCTTGATGCTGGTCTGAACCCGAAGCGCACGCAGGACGATTTAAGGGCCGCTAGCCGTTCAGGATTCCAGAGAAGCCAGGGGAACGTCGAGCGCGTAAACAAACCCGTCCGGCTGATAGGAGAGCTTGACGTCACCTTTCAGCTGCCGACCGAGCGTCTCGATCAGGCGCGTGCCAAAACTCTGTCTGCTAGGCGCCGTGACCGACGGTCCGCCCTGTTCTTTCCAGGTGAACCGCAATCGCGCGGACGCCGCATCCACGGCCCAACTGACGTCCACATGACCATCGGGCACCGACAACGCACCGAATTTCGTGGTGTTGGTGCAGAGCTCGTTGAGGGTCATCGCGATCGCGATCACGGCACCCGATGCGATGTCGACGCCAGGGCCGTCGATCGAAAACCTCGGCCTGTCCACATTGTCGAAAGGTTCGGTCGCGCCGCTGACGATTTTTCGCAGGTCGGCGCCGGTCCAGCGCACCTGCAACAGAAGATCGTGGGCCCGGCCGAGCGCCAGCAATCGCCCTTCGATCGCGTGCTGCGCATCACGCATGCTCGGCGCATTGCGCAGGCTTTGCGACGCAATGGCGCCAACCGTTGCGAGCGTGTTCTTGATGCGATGATGCAGCTCTTCCAGGATGAGCTTCTGAAGCTTGTCAGCCGCCTCGCGCTCCTTGGCGTCGATACCGGCTTGCGCCAGCAGCGTCTCGGCGCTGAGCTTGGCCTGCGTCAGCAACAACCGCAGGCTGACGTTTTCAGCCGCCAGCAGCTCCTGGGGAGACGCCGGATCGGACGCCAGGCCGGCGTCGACCAGATCATGGTCGGTTTTCAACATCGGCAATGGGTACCACCATCCGTCCGTTTCCGGTCATTTCTTTCCGGTAACGATTTCGGCAGGCTGCATGGAAACGTTGCCGGGATGACGACGTTCGGTCCGCAGAGATCAGACATGGCCGAGCATCCCCCGTATTTCCGCTACGATTTCGACGGTATCCAGCGGTTTTCCGAAGAAGCGGCTGTCTTCCGGGATGTCGCTCTTCGACAACTTCAGTTGCCCGGACGCCAGGATGATCTTGATCCGTGGCCAGCGCTCATGGACGGCCAGCGCAAGCTGCAGGCCGCTCATGCTGCCCGGCATCTGAATGTCGGTGAACAGCAGCACGATATCGGACCTGGACTGGAGGATGGCGAGCGCTTCGTCCGCGTCCACCGCCTCGACCGGGAGATAGCCGGCATCCTCGACCATATCGACCGCCCGCATGCGCAGCAGCATCTCGTCTTCGACGACGAGGATGACGGGTGGCAAAAGCGTGCGATCCAGGGCCATCATGGCTCGCGATGCGCGGTCACCGGAAGCCCGGCAAAGCGAGCACCGACGTTCCCAGAAGCATTGCGAGGGCCGCAAGAGATTTGATCATATCAAGCTGCTGACTGTGGCGGATCGCCAATCCCGCTGCGCTTGGGGATTGGTTGGCAACGAAGCCGAAGCTGCAAAGTTCCGAGAGATGCAGCTTTATATTGATCGCTTCCGTCTCGCGGCGCCTGGCGATGGGCGAATAGCCACTTCCGCCCGTCTCCTGGCGGGTATAGATTCAGCCCGATCGCACCGCCGCAGGCACCGTCAATCGGAGGCATTTGCATGCGCGCTGTTGTTTTGATGACCGCATTTCTGATTGGCCTTGCCTCACCAACATCAGCCGCCGACGATGTCGCCACAGCCCAAGGCGTCATCCGCGCGCAGGAACAGGCGCTCGGCCACGACGACGCGGCGGCGGCCTATTCCTATGCGGCGCCGGCGATCCGGCAGCTGTTTCCGCAGGCCGATATCTTCATGTTCATGGTCCAGAACAGCTATGCCCCGATCT
The Bradyrhizobium sp. KBS0727 genome window above contains:
- a CDS encoding sensor histidine kinase; the encoded protein is MLKTDHDLVDAGLASDPASPQELLAAENVSLRLLLTQAKLSAETLLAQAGIDAKEREAADKLQKLILEELHHRIKNTLATVGAIASQSLRNAPSMRDAQHAIEGRLLALGRAHDLLLQVRWTGADLRKIVSGATEPFDNVDRPRFSIDGPGVDIASGAVIAIAMTLNELCTNTTKFGALSVPDGHVDVSWAVDAASARLRFTWKEQGGPSVTAPSRQSFGTRLIETLGRQLKGDVKLSYQPDGFVYALDVPLASLES
- a CDS encoding TetR/AcrR family transcriptional regulator — its product is MTSDTRAKMVAGAADLVSRRGVNATSLREVVRHTGTPRGSIGHHFPRGKQQLIADALVFAGAQVSGPLEHLTRSRGAIAGLRAFIALWRQTLERSKFEAGCPVLAVAVEQYINDATEKDGEPDEAAQQHLLDLADGVFADWQRIMSTALRHEGVAPARARRLAALVIASVEGTVAMCRAARSAQPLDDVRQELELVLSAALPK
- a CDS encoding DUF4864 domain-containing protein — its product is MRAVVLMTAFLIGLASPTSAADDVATAQGVIRAQEQALGHDDAAAAYSYAAPAIRQLFPQADIFMFMVQNSYAPIYRHKSFEFGEARAADGYIAQRVHIIDANGEAWEALYTLETQPDGSLKITGCSLLKAGQAV
- a CDS encoding 2-keto-4-pentenoate hydratase, with product MKPISGKQRELADLLVEARRNASQLSSLPDDLVPATATEAYAVNRIVAERLGWEPLGWKIAGTTDGVRNKLRLDGPIYGRTFRRFACTSPARFGAAELLDPLIECEFFVTLARDLPPRDAPWTLPETIEAIGEVHAGIEVAECRYARAALPPMPAILADGSASGRYVFGDRIENWREGLASIPVRLEVDGALRREGIGADVMGDPLRPLWWLAEQRRHWGDGLRAGETISTGSMTGMLPVRGGQHVRARFGDTATIEITIDP
- a CDS encoding aspartate aminotransferase family protein; translation: MTLHQIPNTLQTDAFWMPFTANRQFKAAPRLFASAEGMHYTTVDGRKVIDGSAGLWCVNAGHGRREIAAAVEKQLMNLDFAPSFNMGHPIAFDFAERLAAIAPKGLDRIFFTNSGSESVDTALKIALAYQRAAGQPTRTRLLGRERGYHGVGFGGMSVGGMVNNRRAFATHLPGVDHIGHTYDLARNAFSKDLPAHGAELADDLERLVNLHGAETIAAVIVEPVPGSTGVLPPPQGYLQRLRQLCDKHGILLIFDEVITGFGRLGTPFAANYFGVTPDLMTTAKGITNGTVPMGAVFCSRKVHDGLMVGPENAMELFHGYTYSAHPVACAAGLATLDIYKDEGLLTRGASMADYWRDALHQLKGLPNVIDIRNVGLMGAVELAPRKDAPGARGYELMVDCFNRGLYFRQSGDAVAVSPPLIVERSHIDEMVSILGDAIKRVA
- a CDS encoding tautomerase enzyme, which produces MTFIHVMTPQGRLNADQRRVLARTLTDAVLVPEVGKLTPEARRGYQVHFAERPLDMIAHGGELLSDKPSDVMVVDVVAMDCCWTREDRAAVIRNIQTALADALGMKAPSPAWWVNFRIIEEGSWGSRGGVLSFFDLLEHGASHFAPERAAAIRTALAVKYER
- a CDS encoding response regulator, whose translation is MALDRTLLPPVILVVEDEMLLRMRAVDMVEDAGYLPVEAVDADEALAILQSRSDIVLLFTDIQMPGSMSGLQLALAVHERWPRIKIILASGQLKLSKSDIPEDSRFFGKPLDTVEIVAEIRGMLGHV
- a CDS encoding cupin domain-containing protein, with amino-acid sequence MSVDIGGQLRFVRSRHKLSQRELAKRSGVTNSTISLIESNQMNPSVGALKRILDGIPMGLAEFFAIEPERPRKAFYRSDELTEIGKKPISYRQVGDNLFGRTLQILKERYEPGSDTGRVPLTHEGEEGGIVVSGRLEVTVDDERRILDPGDAYYFESRRPHRFRCVGAKPCEVISACTPPTF
- a CDS encoding crotonase/enoyl-CoA hydratase family protein, which produces MTAEGKIRTETHDRVFRIIIDNPAKKNAFSPAMMEQLSDALTELHNNESHWVGVICAEGKDFTAGLDMPKFFGPNAEKRNIREGNVDVFGLGKRCRKPIVTAVQGIVFTIGIELMLAGDIVVAADDSRFCQMESKRGIAPFGGAHFRFLSRTGWGNAMYHLLLCDEFSAARAREIGLVQEVVPAGQQIERAMQLAAIIARNAPLGIQVTKEAAAKYVEHGEAAAIAYIPSIRERVLNSADAKEGIQSFIERRAAVFQGR